The sequence CACAAGTGATGATTCCATAACAAGCTGTTAGTTAAGAGAAACAACTTGAACGTTACAAATACGTTTTTAGAAAAGAATCTGCAATTTGACACACAAAGTAAAATGCTTTTGTCTGCCTTTTTAAAgggagcaaaaataaacaacatcTGAGGTAGtgattctttaaaaacatgGTGCCTGATCTCATGAcgctttcatttcatttctctttatgGCTTTGTAGAAGATGTCTAATATTCATTAACTGGCTTAGATGACTTTGGTTTCCTTGCACAACACTTTCAAATTGTTTACGGTTAATGAGAAATTATCAAACACATTTACAGGCTTAATGATGTGAGCTGCACATATACAGTGCTCCAGAGATCACAAATAAAATGGTTCTTACTCATTTTTAACATCTACTGTTACTAGACTTTAGATACTTAAATGACATATAAAGCAACTATAGATTTTCCAGCTATCTAAACATATACACATAAACAGATATACCACAGAGTTCACTGCTTTAACATAAACCAGTTATCACTACAtatttgtgtttcagtttgttccATAAACACATACATCCTCTTATGAGTATTCTATAAGGTCtgtttactgcatttttattaaataatccTCTGTAGTTACATAGTATCATCAAGACCATTCTTCAAACCTGcattttatgtgaaaataagTTTTGGCAGCACATGCCCCACTTGAATAAATCATATTTCTTTAAGAGTCAGGAACATTATAttgaaatactaaaaatatacattaaatatgTCTTTgctaaaggaaaatgtttaattagaaaatttaaaataatgagttATATTTCTcaatactgaagaaaaactataaataaaattattctgagTCCAAAGGAAAGGTATTTagttgaaatatatatattaaattttatgAATTTATAAAATGAATTACTTCTGAAGAGCCTTTTAGGGCTTTTATGTTACTAATAGGTAGTTCACACTTTAAGAGACATGTATATAGATCTAACTTTGAAAGCATCATTGAAACATAAATCCATGTGAGAAGTTTAACTAACGGTATGAGACCTAGAGGGACAATCCCTGTTCCTGGGGTAAATTATGTTACATACTTCATCACTGTATATCAAAAGAGGTGTCATGTGCCTGTTATCCCCACTGATGTATCATAACTTTACAAGAATCCACTAAGTACAACTGCTACAAAATCTCATCTATTTTCTACTTAAAAGCTAAGAGCTGTAATAAAAACTAAAGTTGCAAACAAgacaatgaaatatttgaacATCCAAAGGCCCTCAAACTTAGCTGATGGTTATCCTGATTTTACAGGACACTAGTTTATTCTCTTTTGATGTGCAAAAGTACAGTTTGGATGTTAAAGGCCACTTTCAGAAGGTGTCACTCCCACCTGGGAAGTAACAGggtgttttggaaaataaaagtgcgtccaaagggaaaataatcaAACTGCACATTTGTTCAGCTTAAAGGATGAaatacatttatgaaaaatgttttaaagttctATTTAGCTAGCAAATCCCTCAAAAAGCTTAGCTACATCTGAGCAACCAACAAATACACCTTTTCTACTCGGgctgaatttctgttttcacgGAAAGCCATGATGATTTGGCATCATGAGACTTTCATTGGCAAAGTTGGGAAAGAATCTATGCCTCATAATGTAATTTATGCCTGCAGATACTTTGCAGTTTCAGTACCAGTTTATGGCTAGGCATACAGAAATGCTTTCACTCAGTTCTCTTTCCGAGGGAGAATTTGTGGATTACTGGAGGGGCCTTCTTTTTGATATCTTGCAATCCTGTTTTTTCATGCaataatactgattttttttctttctttctttctggtaaCTTGCAGTTTGCATGTGCATATAAACTAAAGGTCCTCTGAAAAGCTGATCTTTTGGGTTTTATGAACTCAAGGTGTTAAAGTTACTGATGTTAATGGGGCCTACCAGCTGCCACAGAATTGGACATAACCCATAATATTAATACAGcccatatttttccatttaagcaATGTCAGCATAGGAAATATTTGtataaacattatttaaattctcatttttggTCTAGAGAGTCATACTTCTCTATTAGAGCAAGCTAGGATAGACAAACTTAGTAACAGTCAATGGAGTTTAGAGTATGAGTTCTCTCTTCCTAAAGCAGACACTTGTATTCTGCCAGGAGAATCATGCTCTAGACTCCATGATCTACAATAAAAACTTAGCAACCAGGTACATATATAGATACTTCCATTTAGGCGGGATCAATAATACACTTAAAATCTGCTCAAAGTTGTGTCTGTCTGCCTCTGGTCCAAAATAAACTGTGACAGCAACAGTCTGCTGCTGACACATTATCCAACCCTTGCTTTGGTTTGTAGCATCTCTGTAGCTACCTGTAAGTTACCCTAAGTAATCCACTAcataaagaaaatctttagGATGTAGCTTGATAAGATTCTATAGCCTCTATACAACACCAGAGGGATGCTAAAGGCCTGCAGCAGCATGTCCTTATGCATGCTGTTGGGAGTAGAAAACAACTGCTTGGCTCAGATATGACCATCTGTGTAAAGAAAGAGAACGTGTCTGATTCAGATTGGCCTTGTCAAATTCagtcagaaaaatgaagcattcaGTCAGAAGAATTAAGCATTGTCAGACAGTATACTATCAGCTTACACACATGGACACAGATTGCTGTCCTGTAAAACATTCCAGTTTTGACTGATAACTTAATAGTTTCTTTGCAGTACTTTTAGTATCTAGAAAATCTGTAAGATATACCACAAATGCTACAGTAAAATTGTCCTGTTACctgtaattaaacaaaattttatgCTTGGCTGCTCTCTGACGTAGCCACTTCATGTCTTCAAGCAATAAACTGAGTGGCTGAATTAAGAATCTAAGATCCCTCTCTGTGCATTCAGCAGATCATCCAGACTGCTCCAATCAGCCTCTAGAAAGGGGAAGTAAATTGCAGGTATAGAGGTCACAGACTTCAAATTTGATGCCTAAAGTAAATGTTACAGTATCCACTACCATACATgtttatatacacacagataGTTAAATTCTAAAGTCTAGCCAGTGAAAGGGCTGGACAGCTTGACCGATCTGTACTCGAGCAGTTCCATTGCATGGAAGTATTATATAAGAATTTGATTTGCCAAAtcagatgtgtttttttggggATCAAAATCAGAGGCTCTGTTTtggctggctctgcagcaggttACCTGATACTGCAGGAAGGCTGGCTCAGTgcataaaatcagaaaaagctgagaaataTGACACTGTTCAGGAAGGACAAGACCTTTCCATCACATGTACAGTACAATTTCCCTTACCTTATGCTTCCAATTCCCACTGAAGCTAGTGGTGTTGGCTAAATGCTTGGCCCAGCTTTAATTAGCCATGACTTACTTGTTCATACTTTGATGGAGTAAATTAAACTTTTGCTTCAGGAAGGAAGGGCCATAAGTACGCAGCCATTCCATTATCATTTTGATTTTGCCTTCAGTTACATGTGGTAAGAGGAACCCTGACTCTTTCCACAGTTGCTTTCCAACTACATGGACTCCTTTTCTCACTCCTGTTGCTACTTCAGCAGAGCACTGACTCTGACTTTATGCCGCGTATCCCTGACTGTTGAGGCTGGATTCCAAAACTAATTTTGATAAGTTCATtatgaaatatctgaaaaatttCAAACTTTCTTTCCAGGCTAAGAGAAAAGTGTACACAATGGCTAAGGATGCAGGCGACCATCATTCCATTCATGAGTGGCATGAGAGTACGAATTAAGTGGGAAAGAAGCTTGCTCTCAAAACCTagattctattttaattttataataacAGCTGgtaaaaaacatcagaaataaataatttacaatTCAAATAGTAATACATTTGTAATATATTAGaaatatagtttaaaaattacttcatatttttacttagtataaagtttaattttatgCTTTGTATAGAAATGGCAGCTTTACTTGTTACCTCTGTttcagcagaaggaaacagaaaagttgCTAAATAGCTAAATAACATTGggaagttaaaaaatattttattttgcttttttttggtaatagaaaaatagcctttaaaaatacattgttaaATGTATGGGACTGTACTAAAGTAGAATTGTATATTATGTACAGTAAGGCAGTATATCAAATAGTGTCCTGCTATGTTTTTCATGTTTGGTTTGACTGGAATAGGCTATGAACGGGATGCAAAGTTTTCTGTCACattgaaacaaagcaaaatatatttagaggatttttttttactgtaattagTTGAATATATTctcttttatatgttttttccatatataagagcttcatttttctgaaggGTTGAGAAAAAGTATAGAGAAATCTTAATCTACTGTCAGAatacactcagaaaaaaatacgtTGTAGATCAGAATGTCATTGTGTAATGATTTATCCAATTTAGAAACTGCTCAGACAATTGTGGTGTACTGACTCGTAACATTCTTAGTCTTTGTTGAAACTGCAATATTCCCTTAGGTTGAATCAAATAACAGAAGATCTGCAGAACTGAAGAATTAGTttgcaatgtatttttcatgGCATGTAGTATCCATTTCCTCATTTCCCTCTCTGAGAAATGTGTTAATGATCCAGGGTTTACTTCTATAATTGTTGTATCAACCCACAGTTTATAATTCTCTGTATAATACACATAGGAgcctaggttttttttttggtttgtttgtttttagggaACTATTTGctgtgtggttttattttactgtacatAACTATTAACAAAATCGATATGCAAATCACAGACTTGTCAGCTAGAAAATGGTGTAAGCTACAATCGTAACGTAGTAGCATAATCTTAAACCACTGCATTATTATACTGATTGTATTTGACTTATTCTGTAGCATTACCTGATGAAGAGTGAACAAACTTTTAGTTATTTAAAAGAGGGCATAAAGGAGGATGGGTCCATATACTCCGATCCACTTGTCTCTCTTTTGCAGTCACTTGGAGCTGTCAGACAGTAGCTCGTATTTTTCTCAGCTTGACCTTGCTGAAGGTTCTGAGATGTTTCCTTTGCAGGTTCTTGAGACATAGGTGTGTGCTGGACTCGTGAATCTGGCATTAATACTAGAATATTATGGTCCACAACTGTTGAGACCTTTGTATATTCTTTGCTGGTTCCTGGAATAGTGtaattttcagtctttcctctattttctttatgtttcaGTAATACTGCTGGCTCATCCTGCTTGACTTTGTGGACTTCTACGTAATCCATTAGTGTAGCATCCAAAAAAGGTGACTTTACATTAGGTCTGTTTTGTTTGACCTGCACTGCCGTTTGCTCAGTTTTGGAATGCAAATTCTCCATCTCTCCATGTTCTTCCATATCTCCAGGGACGGTTTCAGTAATAGAATATCGTGActgatgcttttcttcattttccaccAAAACTGGGGCAATGTTCACATTTGTGGTGATCAGTGTTATTTTACATGCATCTACAATGCTGTGGTAGGCAAATATAGGAGGCTGATTATCAGGTAATTGAGCAGCAGGCCACGTGGATGATTTTGTGCTCTCACTGTTAGAAAGGAGTGTTTTCCGTTCTAAGGCTACGCACTGAGTTTCCCGGCTCCTtttcacagctttattttcttgaacATCTCTTACATCTTGTGTTTGAAGTGTTGATGGAAGGGCACGGGACTCCCTGCACttctcagaaagcagagaagggCTATCGCAGCTCCCTCGTCCTGAGTCGCTGTCTGTTTCCTTGggtgttgtttttgcttttttactgGGATTACCATTGTTGTGACTTGGCATGAGTTGCTGATCCTCGCTGTCCTCTACCTCTAGGTATTCTATCAGTAGCTCCTCACAGTCTGATGTTGGAGGGAAACCATGGCAACCAAGAGCACTCAATAATTCTTCAGATTTCCCTGTCTGAGGACATAATAAATAAGATATTGATATTTTTCCACTGTTAACATTAGGGCTTATATAACTAGAACAATTGTGAACAGTCTATATATTTAATAGGCAAATACTATAATAGCTACTACACTAGATGTAACCTGATTTTCTACTACTGcagaaaatagcaaaagaacagaagaacttTCCCTGAGTTCTGTCAGTGGAGAGATCCCAGAGTTCATGTTTCTAGAATGGGAGGACTACGAAGCTTCTAGCAGATAAGGGTCTCAAGGGTTTGGCAAGAAGGTAATGGAGGAGAATTGACAGAACAGCCATGCCCTTGTCTCCTCAACATGGCAAGAGACTGTGGAGAGTGACTTATCTAAGAACAACTTAGATCACATAGGCATTAAGCTCTTACTGTGTCCCAGGTAGCAACTGAAGTTACAAACCCTGTAGATAAATGCCCTCCTATTAATGCCAGGCAAAACTATGTCTCATACATACCTTCCACATGATCAACCTGAAagctttgcttatttttaacatcGATTACATTAACTAAATCTGTTTTATACTTAATTATGGTAGTTGTTTTTGCTagtactgaattttaaaaagtaagtaaTGGCAAATTCTTCTGCTGTCATCAGCAGTACTCACCTCTAACAGATGTGTATCAATGCCTTTTATTTTCGGTCCCGGAACTGGTGGTAGGATAAAGGCTATcattctaaaacaaacaaacaaacaaaaattaacaaaacaaacaaaaagcaaagcaaacaaacaaatggacaaaaaacaacagaacaaatacaaaagaTATAAATATGGGCCCTCTCTTACCCCCTCCCACTCTTTCATGTGGGTACCAGTGGTGTAGCAACAGGAAGTCTGAGTGCTATCAAAAAAGGTTTCTGGGCCCTAGGAAGACAAGTAAAGGAAGAAGATGACTGAAGAAAAGTTGAAGTCTCCATTTCATCTGAGAGACTTAAACTTCCCAGGCACACACTGGGAATATCATACTGACAGGACAAGCAAGCCTGGGAAATTCCTACAGCATGCTGAAGATAACTTTCTGTCACATGCACCAAGTGAGCCTACCAGGAAGGGTGCTCTCCTGGATCTGTTGTTTGAGAGTAGGGAAGGCCTTGAGGGAGAGGTGATGGCAGGTGGCTGTCTTGGTCACAGTGGCCATAATGAAATAGTGGAACATTTTGTGGAAATAGTTCAACATTTTTGGTGTAGGGAGCAAAAAGGTCAGTGGAGTTGCCCAACCTGGACCTGAGAGAGCAAACTTTAAACTTCTCAGGCAGCTAGCTAGCAGCGTCCCTTGGGAATCAACTCTAGAGGGTTTAGGGTCCATGAGAGCTGGTCACTGTTCAAGAACCACCTTCTAaaagcccagcagcaggcaagaacgggatctgggggtgctggtccacagcaggctcaacatgaaccagcagcgtgccctggcagccaagagggcaaacttCATTttgggcattttggggtgcattaaacacagcacgGCCAGCCAtccaaaagaggtgattctcccacttTATTAACACTGCATGTTAAGGtccacaataaaaaaaaaacaaaaaacaaaaagacagaggAAGGCACCAAAGCTGTTAAatggctggaaggcatgtcctgtgaggagaggctgaggacacttggcTTGTGTACTTGGAGTAAAGGAGGCTCAGAGGTGGCCTCATTGCTTTCTGCATCTTcctgagcaggggaagaggagagggaggtgctggtctctgctccctgggaaccAATGACAGGGTGtatgggaatggcacaaagctgcaccaggggaggttcagactggacattaggagcaatttctttactgtgagggtggccaaccactggaacaggcttcctagtgaggtggttgATTCCCCATGTCTGTCAGTGTtgaagaggcatttggacaatgcctgcaataatgtgctttaacttttagttagccctgaagtggtcaggcagttggactcaatggTCTTTGTAAGATCCTTGAAACTAAGCTATTCTAAATTCtatgttttctctctgtatttGTTCTCCCATTTCCTCAGAAAGttactgaaattttaaatacttctccCCTATCTGTTGCCTCCCTGTTGGACATCTGTTTCCTGCCTGCATTCTGTAGCCAGGTAGTTTACTAAGCCAGGTATAGTTTGTAAATTATCCTTAGATATATTCATAAGAAATAGAACAGCATAAAATTATTGAACTGGAAATGTAATACTACTAACGTCCTTTTATTATTCTTTGTCCCTTAAACTCCAGCTCTCTCAAACCGCTGTAACTTCATCACTGACCACAACACAGCGATGTAGGGCGCAGTCCTGGAGGACTAATGGGCCTCTGTGTGCGTACTTGACTGTCATTTGACTGGTACTAAACAGGATTTATGACGAATAACTTCTGATTGCTTTTCCATCAGcagtttctctctttcctctacTCATCCACTATTTTTTGCAATACTTCTACAGAAGAGATAAACTTTGCAACACCTTTACCTTTGAGTGAAATCAGACAAagattttataaattatttgggGAATTGACTGACAAGTATGTAGAAAGATAACTTCATAACATAACTttgtttcatttagaaaattaGGCCAAACCCAAAACATGCGTCTTCAATAGCAGCAGGGATACTCCAAATGATATTTGCTGAATACTTAATGGCAAACCACGATGTCCAGATCTAATAGAGACATGTCTTTACCAATTAAGaatttagtttttcatttttagtctgttttctcagaacagaaatacCTGTTTACCATTTGtgaatttaaaatcaaataccTGTAATTTATACTACATAACACTCTtataagaaaacacaaaacctaTATGAGATTAAATCAAATGTTAATAACGTATTTTTGGAAAAGTTTGCTGAGATTTTTAACTCCATAGGATTGTGAAATTTGTGACTTACCTGTACCCTTTTAAAACCATTGTCCAGCTCATGATTAAACATATAAGAGATGACAAGACACCCACGATGATCCACACAATCATATCTTTTACTCTGAAATCtatgaaagaaatgtaattatttaaGGATGCACCTAGCATATATAcaatcagaatgaaaaaaaaagaaaagaaaagaaaaagtctcaaatgacttttatttgaaaaactgtTCTAAGCTGCCAAATTTAGTACTGAATCTGGAGGCCTCTACTAGCATAGACAGATCTCAATATTCATTGCAATATGTGGTAATTAATATACTTTGTATTAATAGCACTGTGTAGGAAATAAACTGTcttggaaaaaatatagaaaaatgtaTGAAGAAGGAAATTTTTGTCAATGTCCGTTATAGTAACTGGGTTCAAATCCACTTATACCAACATAGTTATTTCATTATCAAATACATATCGTATAATTAATTAAATGGTGGGTAAAACGATCTCGGACTAAATGTTTTTGAGGATTTCTATTGTAACATGACACTTTTTACATTGAGATGTTTATTTTGAATTCATTCCAGATAATGTGTAATGAAGAGTTGTTACTGTCTGAAGGCAGTGATCCTTTGTTGTTCTGATAGCAGTTCTAATGCAGTTACCAGAACTCTCCTAATTAAAAACTACCATCATGAGAACAGATGAGGCAATAAACAGAAAGGATGTTGTTTAAATAAGTAAGGAAATTCATTCACCTGCTTAACTCCTAAAAGTAACAAATGAGACAGCTAACTCAGTAAGGtgcagaaaagctgagaaatcaGTTACCTTAGCAATGATGTTGCTACATTTCCTAGGGAAACAATGGGATGTCAATCTGCACGAGCGCCACTGACAGCTAACAGAAGTATTACACAAACTTGCACTTAATAACAATTACTGAAAGGATGCCTGGCCACTCACCATTAGGGATCTGAATATACTTTTCTGAGCTCCATTCACTCCATGATCCATGGTGGTCTGGTTTGCAGTGAATCTGTACAATGTACTTCTTTCCTGGATTTAAactaaacattttatattgtgtTTGCTGTCCAACAAAAATAGTCtggaaatgaattaaaaatcataaaatccaTATAtaattaagactttttttttttttccctaggaaaaTCATAGCTAGTTTAGTCTTGATAACCAAGTTGGGAATACAGAAATTATCTGGATAGCTTCCTAATAATCGTTATGCAAGTCATTGAAGTAacagtacatttattttatttctaaattcatCTTTCTAACAGTGCAGTAGGAATGATATCTGGCCCTGCTATACTGTGCAAATTAAACTACTGCAAGGACACATCATGAGCACATGGCAGGTATGAAGGAACTGTAGTAATGGTGGGAACTGCAATGGCGAGAAGAGAAGAATGAGGCAAGAAATAGTgactggggaagaaaaatgctgagaggaaagaaggaatgTTGAGCTGGTAGAACCGTATAGGGTAAAGAGTGGATCATGCAATGGCCAGGGAGCTGGAAAGTACAGTGGCAAGGGAAGGCAGAAGGCAATACAGAGATTGCTGGGAAGTATTACAGCAGACAAGGAGGTAATGCAACCATATACTAATAGCTAGAGTCTTTAATTTGTCTCCCAGTTGTTTGAGTTGCACATCCTGGATACAGACAATAATTACTAGGTGACCATGACAACTATTACCTAGTGGTCATTTGTGCAAAGTTAAATGATTTTACATAATGCTTTGAGCTTTCTGTTACCTAAGAAGTGCTTGTGGTTGAGAACAAATTATCAGAAAAGAAACCTGACTAACTGAGAACTAACAATTTACACTAAAATGCCAATACGGTTAATATATAATGGTCACAACTAAAAATAAGTACTTCATCACCTGCTATCATACAGCAGCATCTGAGATACTAATTTGTCAGTAAGAATCTGTATATCACACAAGCACAGCTTTTGAAATAGGATTAAATATTGTGTGCCCGCTTCATTACAGTGAGTCATGGGACCTAACTGACAAACAGTAATTGATCATCTAGCAAAAATTTGTGACATTCTTACCTCCCATTCCTCTCCTTCTTCAGGCTTTAGTCGCAACTCGTATTCAAGGGTAAGCCATCCAGATCTGACATCAGCCAGTGGGGGTGGAGACCATGTCAAGACCAGATATGGTTTTCTATTCATTGGCTTTTTTAATTCTAGAGTTACATTCACAGGAGGATCAGGCTGgactgttaaaataaaagagctgACGGTAAGAGtctgaatgatttttctttgcatcttaCGAGGAGATATGAAATGTTGTGAGTGGTGAGTTGCCATCTCCATT is a genomic window of Anser cygnoides isolate HZ-2024a breed goose chromosome Z, Taihu_goose_T2T_genome, whole genome shotgun sequence containing:
- the PRLR gene encoding prolactin receptor isoform X2 — translated: MQTQYKVSRLNAGMRYIVQVRCMLDLGEWSEWSSEKRIQIPSEESPPEKPTIIKCRSPEKETFTCWWKPGSDGGRPTNYTLLYSKEGEEQVYECPDYRTAGPNSCYFDKKHTSFWTIYNITVRATNEIGSNSSDPHYVDVTYIVQPDPPVNVTLELKKPMNRKPYLVLTWSPPPLADVRSGWLTLEYELRLKPEEGEEWETIFVGQQTQYKMFSLNPGKKYIVQIHCKPDHHGSWSEWSSEKYIQIPNDFRVKDMIVWIIVGVLSSLICLIMSWTMVLKGYRMIAFILPPVPGPKIKGIDTHLLETGKSEELLSALGCHGFPPTSDCEELLIEYLEVEDSEDQQLMPSHNNGNPSKKAKTTPKETDSDSGRGSCDSPSLLSEKCRESRALPSTLQTQDVRDVQENKAVKRSRETQCVALERKTLLSNSESTKSSTWPAAQLPDNQPPIFAYHSIVDACKITLITTNVNIAPVLVENEEKHQSRYSITETVPGDMEEHGEMENLHSKTEQTAVQVKQNRPNVKSPFLDATLMDYVEVHKVKQDEPAVLLKHKENRGKTENYTIPGTSKEYTKVSTVVDHNILVLMPDSRVQHTPMSQEPAKETSQNLQQGQAEKNTSYCLTAPSDCKRETSGSEYMDPSSFMPSFK
- the PRLR gene encoding prolactin receptor isoform X1, with the protein product MKQKLMSSIQIILLLPLTAMGLTGQSYPGKPKIIRCRSLEKETFSCWWKPGSDGGLPTNYTLFYSKDSEEKIYECPDYRTSGPNSCYFNKNHTNPWTTYNITVTATNEIGSNSSDPQYVDVTSIVQPGSPVNLTLEAKASASITYLWAKWSPPPLADASFNSHVYHYELRLKPEEKEEWEETISVGMQTQYKVSRLNAGMRYIVQVRCMLDLGEWSEWSSEKRIQIPSEESPPEKPTIIKCRSPEKETFTCWWKPGSDGGRPTNYTLLYSKEGEEQVYECPDYRTAGPNSCYFDKKHTSFWTIYNITVRATNEIGSNSSDPHYVDVTYIVQPDPPVNVTLELKKPMNRKPYLVLTWSPPPLADVRSGWLTLEYELRLKPEEGEEWETIFVGQQTQYKMFSLNPGKKYIVQIHCKPDHHGSWSEWSSEKYIQIPNDFRVKDMIVWIIVGVLSSLICLIMSWTMVLKGYRMIAFILPPVPGPKIKGIDTHLLETGKSEELLSALGCHGFPPTSDCEELLIEYLEVEDSEDQQLMPSHNNGNPSKKAKTTPKETDSDSGRGSCDSPSLLSEKCRESRALPSTLQTQDVRDVQENKAVKRSRETQCVALERKTLLSNSESTKSSTWPAAQLPDNQPPIFAYHSIVDACKITLITTNVNIAPVLVENEEKHQSRYSITETVPGDMEEHGEMENLHSKTEQTAVQVKQNRPNVKSPFLDATLMDYVEVHKVKQDEPAVLLKHKENRGKTENYTIPGTSKEYTKVSTVVDHNILVLMPDSRVQHTPMSQEPAKETSQNLQQGQAEKNTSYCLTAPSDCKRETSGSEYMDPSSFMPSFK